ATTACAGAAAATCAAGAATAGTTTCTTCATAAAAAGCATACCAACTTGCAAAGTTGGTATGCTTTTTGCCTTATTAAGTTGTGAATTGTCGGTCAATTATGTTTTGCTGCTCATAGAATTCCTGCCATAAGGGGCTAAAGCAAGTTTAATAACGGAGGAGGTGGTTTAGAGATAGTATTAGTTATCTGTGCGATAGCCTGATGGCATTAAAAATGCGCAACGATATTTCAAATAGGAGGTATTGGCAAATGTTCGACAAGACAAGGGAATTTTTAGTAAGCTTGGGTTTGCCGGCGGGTGACGCATTTGACCTGCCTACATCTGATAAAAGGTTCGCTGATGGTGCCCATTTCCGCATCGAGGTGCCCACAATCAACACTGCCGTGGCATGTAAAGCCCTTCTGGAAGAGGCTGACAGGATAGGCGTAACCATTAACCGTATAGACGAGACATACGGTGCATTCCGTCATACTTTGGAAGAGTTGAAGGAATACGTTGCTATCTGCAAGCACTACGGTGTTGCGCTCAATCTCTCGGTTGGCCCAAGGGCAGCCTATGACACCAGTGCAACCCGGATGAGTGAGCAGGGAAGGGTAATAGCGTACAGGTTAAGGGGAGAAGAGCAAATCGTTAGGGCAATAGAGGATGTCAAGCGTATTGCTGAAATC
This Bacillota bacterium DNA region includes the following protein-coding sequences:
- a CDS encoding peptidase is translated as MFDKTREFLVSLGLPAGDAFDLPTSDKRFADGAHFRIEVPTINTAVACKALLEEADRIGVTINRIDETYGAFRHTLEELKEYVAICKHYGVALNLSVGPRAAYDTSATRMSEQGRVIAYRLRGEEQIVRAIEDVKRIAEIGCRGVLVYDEGLLWVLNEMRKAGELPANMKFKNSAHNGQGNPASFKLLERLGADSINPVRDLSLPMLAALRQTVNVPLDLHTDNPPGSGGFIRVYEAPEMVRVAAPV